AGGCATCCCCGGGCACCTCGGCCCGGTAGCCGGTCACCCCTCCCCGGGCCAGATTGCGAGAAGGTCCGCTGCGGCGTGGCGACACAGGCGACGGAACGCGTCCAGTGCAGAGATGGTGGGCCCGCCTGGGTTCGAACCAGGAACCGGCGCCTTATGAGGGCGCTGCTCTACCCTTGAGCTACGGGCCCGCGGACATTATAGCACCGACCGCCCGCAGCCCTGCGGGTCAACCTCTGGCTCCGTCAGTAGCCGACGTACACCAGGTAGAGACCCTGCGGCGGGGTGGCAGGACCCGCGCTTCCGCCGCTCCCGGAGGCCAGGAACCGGGTGACGTCCTCGGGGGAGAGGGCGTTGCGGCCCACCCTGAGCAGCGTCCCCACCATCATCCGGACCATGTGCCGCAGAAAGCGGTCGGCGGCGAAGGTGAACAGGAGGAGGTCGCCGCGCTCGGCCAGGTCGGCGTGGAGAAGCCTGCACCCGCTGCTCCCAGATGGGGTACCTAGGGCGCAAAATGCCCGAAAGTCGTGCGCCCCCGTGAGTCGGGTCAGGGCCTGACGCATGGCCTCCCGATCCAGGGACGCCCGCACGTGATAGGCATACGGGTGCAGGAGGGCCGAGGGGGTGGGGCGGCAGAGGATGACGTAACGGTAGACGCGGAAGCGGGCGTCGCGCCGGGCGTGAAACTGGGCGGGCGCCTCGGCGGCCTCCCGCACGGCGACGTCGGGAGGCAGGAGCGCGTTCAGGCCGGCGACAATCCGCTCCAGGGGCAGGGAGCTGGTGGTGCGGAAGTGCGCCACTTGTCCCAGGGCGTGCACACCGGCGTCGGTGCGGCCGGCAGCGACCACGCGGGCGGGCGCCTGGGTAAGCGCCGCCACCGCCCGCTCCACCTCCGCCTGCACCGAGCGGCCCTGCGCCTGGCGTTGCCAGCCCACGAAGTGCGTCCCGTCATACTCCAGGGTCAGCCTGACGGTGCGCAGGGGGTGCACGAGGGTCATGGCAGTCCCAGCCAGCGGGGCGCCAGGACCACGGCCGCAGCGGCCAGCGCCACCGCCCAGGCCACCCCGTCCTCCCAGGTGAAGGCCAGCTCCCTCATCCGGGTCCGTCCCTCTCCCCCACGGTAGGCTCGGGCCTCCATGGCCAGGGCCAGCTCGTCGGCGCGGCGGAAGGCCGAGACGAAGAGCGGCACCAGGATGGGAAGCAAGGCCCTGGCGCGCTGCAGGAGACCGCCCCGCTGGAATTCCGCGCCCCGGGCCATCTGCGCCTTGATGATCCGCTCCGTCTCCTCCAGTAAGGTGGGGATGAAGCGCAGGGCGATGGACATCATCATGGCCAACTCGTGCCCGGGCACACCGATGCGCCGCAGGGGACGAAGCAGCCGCTCCATGCCGTCGGTGAGGGCCATGGGCGAGGTGGTGTAGGTGAACAGCGAGGTGGCCACCACCAGCAGGATCAGGCGCAGGCCGATGAACGCCGCCCGGCGCAGCCCTTCGGCGGTGATCACCAGCGGACCCAGCCGTAGCAGCACGGTCCCGTCGCGCACGCCGCTGAAGAACAGGTTGAGGACGAAGGTGAGCAGCAGGAGGAAGAGGATGGGCCGCAGGCTGCGGGCGGCGTACCCCAGCGGGATCTGCGCCAGCACGAACAGCCCCAGCAGCAGCGCGGCCAGAAGGCCGTACCCGCTGAAGTTGGGGATGATGAAGATGGCCACCATGGCCAGCGTGGTCACGCCGATCTTCGTCCGCGGGTCGAGGCGGTGCACCACCGAGTCCCGCGGCAGGTACTGCCCGATGGCGACGTAGCGGACCAGCTCCATCAGACCGGACGCAGCACGCGCAGAAGCTCGGCGCGTGCCTCCTCCACGCTCAACAGGTCAGTGCGCACGGGCAGGCCGCGAGCCCTCAGGCGGTGCAGGATCTGTGCCGTCTGGGGAAGACCCAGGTGCAGCCGTTCCAGCTCGTCAGCCCGGGCGAAGATCTGCCGCGTCGGGCCGTCCATGACCACGCGCCCCTGGTCCAGGACGATCACCCGCTCCACGGTCTGGGCGATCTCGTCCATGCTGTGGCTGATCAGGATGATGGTCAGGTCGCGCTCCGCGTGCAGCTGCAGGATCAGCCGCAGGAACTCCGCCTTGCCCTGCGGGTCCAGCCCGGCGGTGGGCTCGTCCAGGATGAGGACACGGGGGGACATGGCCAGCACCCCGGCCAGGGCCACGCGGCGCATCTCCCCCCCGGAGAGGGTGAAGGGCGACCGCGGGCCGAACCGGTCAGGGTCCAGGCCCACCGCCCGCAGGGCTTCGCGCGCGCGGAATTGTGCCTCCTCCTCCGGCAGGCCCAGGTTGCGCGGGCCGAAGGCCACGTCCCGGGCCACGCTCTCCTCGAAGAGCTGCTGCTCGGGGTACTGGAAGAGGAGAGCCACCTTCTGGCGCACGCGGCGGCGGTCGGTGTGGGGGGCGAAGATGTCCTCCCCGTCCACCAGGACGGTGCCGGCGGTGGGGCGGATCAGCCCGTTCATAGTCTGCACCAGCGTGGACTTGCCCGAACCGGTGGGACCGATCAGGCCGACCCGTTCCCCGTCCCTGATGGTCAGGGTGATGCCGCGCAGGGCCGTGGCCTCCAGCGGCGAGTCCCTCAGGTAGACGTGGTGGACGTCGCGCACCTCGATCATGAGCGTCGCGCCGCCGCCAGGGCGGTGAGGGCGTCTACCAGCTGGTCCACCGTGGTCAGGGGGCCGCGCAGGGGTAACCCGGCCGCCCGCAGCTGCCGCCCCAGCGCCGCCGCCGGGGGCAGTGTCAGTTGCAGCCGGCGCAGGATCTCAGGCTTCTCGAAGACCTCGGCGGGAGTGCCCTGCAGCACCACCCGTCCACCGGCCAGGACCACCATGCGGCGGGCCAGGGCCGCCTCTTCCATGGCGTGGGTGATGTGCACGACGGTGATGCCCTCCTCGCGGGTGAGGCGGGCCACGGTCTGCAGTACCTCCGCCCGCCCCTGCGGGTCCAGCATCGCGGTGGCCTCGTCCAGGATGAGACAGGAGGGCCGCATGGCCAGCATCCCGGCGATGGCCACGCGCTGCTTCTGCCCGCCGGAGAGCAGGTGTGGCGCGTGGCGGCGGTGCTCCCACATCCCCACGATGCGCAGCGCCTCCTCCACCCTGCGGCGGATCTCCGCCGGTGGCAGACCCAGGTTTTCCGGTCCGAAGGCCACATCCTCCTCCACCACGGTGGCCACCAGCTGGTTGTCCGGATTCTGGAAGACCATCCCCACCCGCTGCCGCACCTGCCAGACGACGTGTGGGTCCCGCGTGTCCAACCCGTCCACCAGGACCCTGCCGCTCGTGGGCACCAGCAGGGCATTGAGGCACTTGGCCAGGGTGGACTTGCCCGAGCCGTTGGCTCCGACCAGGGCCACGTACTCGCCGCGCTCCAGCTGCAGGGAGACGTCGTCGAGGGCGACGACCGCCTGCGGGGTCCCGGGGTTGTAGACGTAGGAGAGGTTCTCGACCTGGATCAGGGGGGTCAGGGGGAAACCAGTTCCACCAGGGCCATGGGCGCGCTGTCGCCGCGACGCCGCCTGGTCTTCAGGACCCGTGTGTAGCCTCCTCGCCCCGGCTGGTACCGCGGCACGATCTCGCTGAAGAGGCGCTTGCGCGCCCGCGGGTCGGTGAGCAGCCGGCCGACCTGCCGCCGCGCC
This portion of the Armatimonadota bacterium genome encodes:
- the truA gene encoding tRNA pseudouridine(38-40) synthase TruA, which translates into the protein MTLVHPLRTVRLTLEYDGTHFVGWQRQAQGRSVQAEVERAVAALTQAPARVVAAGRTDAGVHALGQVAHFRTTSSLPLERIVAGLNALLPPDVAVREAAEAPAQFHARRDARFRVYRYVILCRPTPSALLHPYAYHVRASLDREAMRQALTRLTGAHDFRAFCALGTPSGSSGCRLLHADLAERGDLLLFTFAADRFLRHMVRMMVGTLLRVGRNALSPEDVTRFLASGSGGSAGPATPPQGLYLVYVGY
- a CDS encoding energy-coupling factor transporter transmembrane component T; the protein is MELVRYVAIGQYLPRDSVVHRLDPRTKIGVTTLAMVAIFIIPNFSGYGLLAALLLGLFVLAQIPLGYAARSLRPILFLLLLTFVLNLFFSGVRDGTVLLRLGPLVITAEGLRRAAFIGLRLILLVVATSLFTYTTSPMALTDGMERLLRPLRRIGVPGHELAMMMSIALRFIPTLLEETERIIKAQMARGAEFQRGGLLQRARALLPILVPLFVSAFRRADELALAMEARAYRGGEGRTRMRELAFTWEDGVAWAVALAAAAVVLAPRWLGLP
- a CDS encoding energy-coupling factor transporter ATPase produces the protein MIEVRDVHHVYLRDSPLEATALRGITLTIRDGERVGLIGPTGSGKSTLVQTMNGLIRPTAGTVLVDGEDIFAPHTDRRRVRQKVALLFQYPEQQLFEESVARDVAFGPRNLGLPEEEAQFRAREALRAVGLDPDRFGPRSPFTLSGGEMRRVALAGVLAMSPRVLILDEPTAGLDPQGKAEFLRLILQLHAERDLTIILISHSMDEIAQTVERVIVLDQGRVVMDGPTRQIFARADELERLHLGLPQTAQILHRLRARGLPVRTDLLSVEEARAELLRVLRPV
- a CDS encoding energy-coupling factor transporter ATPase, with protein sequence MTPLIQVENLSYVYNPGTPQAVVALDDVSLQLERGEYVALVGANGSGKSTLAKCLNALLVPTSGRVLVDGLDTRDPHVVWQVRQRVGMVFQNPDNQLVATVVEEDVAFGPENLGLPPAEIRRRVEEALRIVGMWEHRRHAPHLLSGGQKQRVAIAGMLAMRPSCLILDEATAMLDPQGRAEVLQTVARLTREEGITVVHITHAMEEAALARRMVVLAGGRVVLQGTPAEVFEKPEILRRLQLTLPPAAALGRQLRAAGLPLRGPLTTVDQLVDALTALAAARRS